A region of Allocoleopsis franciscana PCC 7113 DNA encodes the following proteins:
- a CDS encoding rhodanese-like domain-containing protein produces MPDVENTILNAKDKLPNVTPTPPSQQTPQSSAQALKQRLEWGEVAFTILDVRDRGAFNASRIMGAVAMPMGDLPQMALDSLEPRREIYVYGDSDEQSAQAANQLRQAGFESVSELRGGLAAWKAIGGPTEGNAETGYDASSAEYNVKSRLDKHAQVTSKNL; encoded by the coding sequence ATGCCAGACGTTGAAAATACAATACTTAATGCCAAAGACAAGCTTCCTAACGTTACGCCTACTCCGCCCAGCCAGCAAACGCCGCAGTCGAGCGCTCAAGCTCTCAAACAACGCCTTGAATGGGGTGAAGTGGCATTTACCATTCTAGATGTACGTGATCGCGGAGCTTTCAATGCCTCTCGCATCATGGGCGCTGTGGCAATGCCGATGGGAGACTTGCCACAGATGGCATTAGATAGTCTTGAGCCTCGGCGCGAAATCTATGTTTACGGTGACAGCGACGAACAATCGGCTCAAGCCGCCAACCAACTGCGCCAAGCTGGGTTTGAGAGCGTATCAGAGTTAAGAGGTGGACTTGCCGCTTGGAAAGCGATTGGTGGGCCGACCGAAGGCAATGCTGAAACTGGATATGATGCCAGCAGCGCCGAGTACAATGTTAAATCTCGGTTAGATAAGCACGCACAAGTTACGTCAAAAAACCTATAA
- a CDS encoding ABC transporter substrate-binding protein, whose product MKDMKVRGVRSRRLQRLIKKLGVPRLLGILVAWILIFQVWILPALTQQPVVITMMSQGQDLANWTPFFQEFQQKNPDIRINVVEGPFDTNLQENLLTSAFLLGDSPYDVLNLDIVWVPKFAAAGWLRPLDDRVSAEQLAEMVENNIDGGRYQGKLYRMPTNSDAGVLYYRTDLLKQIGAKPPETFSEMVGILQNLQKSGAKDNEWGYLWQGRQYEGVSAMFIEVLEGFGGFWVNPDTLEVGLDQPQAIEAVNFLRNTITQGISPRGVTTYGEEETRQIFQSGGAVFLRNWPYVWKLVNQEDSKIRGKVGIRPMLQGAGQTGGSCLGGWGLGISTTTKHPEEAWRLIQYMTSKDTMRRFVLETGLISSYKSLFTEPEIMAKYPHFPQLLEAVQQSVLRPPVAQYAQASDILQRYLSAAFTNGMNPQDAMQAAARETRNLLGRLQRTQTSQDSAPAQKVAIHS is encoded by the coding sequence ATGAAAGATATGAAAGTACGAGGCGTCCGATCAAGACGCCTGCAAAGACTGATAAAAAAACTGGGAGTCCCTCGTCTTTTAGGAATCCTTGTTGCATGGATTCTCATCTTCCAAGTTTGGATACTGCCCGCGCTGACGCAACAGCCTGTCGTCATCACAATGATGTCGCAAGGTCAGGATTTGGCAAATTGGACACCCTTTTTTCAAGAATTTCAACAGAAAAATCCCGACATTCGGATCAATGTTGTAGAAGGGCCATTTGATACTAACCTACAAGAGAACCTCCTCACCTCTGCCTTTCTCTTAGGAGACTCGCCCTACGATGTTCTTAACCTTGATATTGTCTGGGTACCAAAATTTGCCGCCGCAGGCTGGCTAAGGCCTTTGGACGACCGAGTTTCTGCGGAACAACTGGCAGAAATGGTTGAGAACAACATCGACGGTGGGCGCTATCAAGGTAAACTTTATCGGATGCCGACAAACTCCGATGCGGGAGTGCTTTACTACCGCACAGATCTGTTAAAGCAAATTGGTGCGAAACCGCCAGAAACCTTTAGCGAGATGGTGGGAATTCTTCAGAACTTGCAGAAATCAGGCGCAAAAGATAATGAGTGGGGTTATCTCTGGCAAGGCAGGCAGTACGAAGGTGTATCTGCAATGTTTATCGAGGTTCTTGAAGGCTTCGGTGGCTTCTGGGTTAATCCAGATACCCTTGAAGTCGGTCTCGATCAACCACAGGCCATCGAGGCGGTTAATTTTTTACGCAACACGATTACCCAAGGCATTTCTCCTCGTGGTGTCACTACCTATGGAGAAGAAGAAACACGCCAAATCTTTCAAAGTGGTGGCGCAGTTTTCTTGCGTAATTGGCCTTATGTCTGGAAATTGGTGAATCAAGAAGACTCAAAAATTCGCGGTAAAGTTGGCATCCGACCCATGCTTCAGGGCGCAGGTCAAACGGGTGGTTCTTGCTTAGGTGGATGGGGTTTAGGAATATCCACGACGACTAAACACCCAGAGGAAGCATGGCGACTCATTCAGTACATGACGAGTAAAGATACGATGCGCCGATTTGTTTTAGAAACGGGGTTAATTTCTAGTTACAAATCCCTGTTTACAGAGCCGGAAATTATGGCAAAATACCCTCACTTTCCGCAACTTCTAGAAGCCGTTCAACAATCGGTTTTACGGCCTCCTGTTGCCCAATATGCCCAAGCTTCAGATATTTTGCAACGCTATCTCAGTGCGGCTTTTACGAATGGCATGAATCCACAAGATGCGATGCAGGCCGCAGCAAGAGAAACCCGGAATTTATTGGGTCGTTTGCAGCGTACTCAAACGTCTCAAGACTCAGCACCTGCCCAAAAGGTAGCAATTCACTCTTAA
- a CDS encoding carbohydrate ABC transporter permease, with product MTTAQVRDVIREREQRTGWFLLLPAIILLLLVFAYPIGRAFWLSLFTQNLGTQLQTEFSGLYNYGRMAGDGRFWRSMLNTSIFTAASVLLELVLGMGVALVLNQSFKGRGLVRTITLIPWALPTALMGLAWAWIFNDQFGVVNDILMRLGIINTGITWLGDPTLAMVAVVLADVWKTTPFIAILLLAGLQSISTDLYEAHSIDGATPWQSFWKITIPLLMPQIVIAVLFRFAQAFGIFDLIQVMTGGGPGGATETVSLYIYGTVMRYLDFGYGAALVVVTFVLLVAAVAIAAYFLSRSRANAAGAR from the coding sequence ATGACTACTGCACAGGTAAGAGACGTAATTCGAGAACGAGAACAGCGAACTGGATGGTTTTTACTATTACCCGCGATCATCCTGCTGTTATTGGTATTTGCTTATCCCATTGGACGGGCTTTCTGGTTAAGTTTATTCACCCAAAATTTAGGCACCCAACTCCAAACAGAATTTTCCGGCTTGTACAACTACGGACGCATGGCGGGCGATGGCCGTTTCTGGCGAAGTATGTTGAACACGAGCATCTTTACCGCCGCCTCTGTTTTACTGGAATTAGTACTAGGAATGGGCGTGGCTTTGGTACTCAATCAATCCTTTAAAGGACGTGGACTAGTCCGAACGATTACCCTCATTCCTTGGGCGTTGCCAACTGCTTTAATGGGACTCGCTTGGGCTTGGATTTTTAATGACCAATTCGGTGTGGTTAATGACATCCTCATGCGCTTGGGAATCATTAATACGGGAATTACCTGGTTAGGCGATCCCACATTGGCTATGGTGGCTGTTGTGCTTGCCGATGTTTGGAAAACAACACCCTTTATTGCCATCCTTTTGTTGGCTGGGTTGCAATCGATTTCCACTGACCTTTATGAAGCTCATTCTATTGATGGGGCGACTCCCTGGCAGAGTTTTTGGAAAATTACCATTCCCCTATTGATGCCTCAAATTGTGATTGCTGTGTTGTTCCGATTTGCCCAGGCGTTCGGCATTTTTGACCTCATTCAGGTGATGACTGGGGGTGGCCCAGGGGGAGCTACGGAAACGGTTTCTCTCTATATTTATGGTACCGTGATGCGTTACTTGGATTTTGGTTATGGGGCGGCACTCGTGGTTGTAACCTTTGTTTTACTCGTCGCTGCTGTGGCAATCGCCGCTTATTTCTTGTCCAGATCCCGTGCTAATGCCGCAGGAGCAAGATAG
- a CDS encoding carbohydrate ABC transporter permease → MTIAHEQPAEKASTFNWRKILLPISVFLVVIFFLGPVLWQVLTSFKVNSDISAVPAVYFPTRLTLEHYLSLFVRRPFTLYIINSAFVSITSTLLALALGAPAAYVLARMRLPGEKIILAAVLIVTLFPAVLLFLGLLEVVRITHLGNNYLALILPYTAINLPLTILVMRSFFQQLPKDLEDSAKVDGYNTVEMLVRIVLPMTLPALVTTGILTFISAWNEFIFALTFITRESMKTIPVATAQLSGASAFEIPYGPIAAATVLGTLPLVILVLLFQRKIVQGLTAGAVKG, encoded by the coding sequence ATGACTATCGCACACGAGCAACCCGCTGAAAAAGCCTCTACTTTCAACTGGCGGAAAATTCTTTTGCCTATCTCGGTTTTTTTGGTGGTTATTTTCTTCCTGGGGCCAGTTCTCTGGCAGGTATTAACTTCCTTCAAAGTCAATTCAGATATCTCTGCTGTTCCCGCTGTTTACTTTCCCACGCGGCTTACCCTCGAACACTATCTGTCTTTATTCGTTCGCCGCCCATTTACTCTCTATATCATCAATAGTGCGTTTGTTTCCATCACTTCAACACTGCTAGCATTAGCCTTAGGTGCTCCGGCGGCTTATGTCTTGGCACGGATGCGTCTACCGGGCGAAAAAATCATTCTTGCCGCTGTCTTAATCGTCACACTATTTCCAGCGGTTCTACTCTTTTTGGGACTGTTAGAAGTAGTCAGAATTACCCATTTAGGCAATAACTACTTGGCTCTAATTCTTCCTTACACGGCGATTAATTTGCCGTTAACGATTTTGGTCATGCGGAGTTTTTTCCAACAACTGCCCAAAGATTTGGAAGATTCGGCAAAAGTCGATGGCTACAATACGGTGGAAATGCTAGTTAGGATTGTGTTGCCGATGACGCTGCCTGCACTGGTAACAACTGGCATTCTCACCTTTATCTCTGCCTGGAATGAATTCATTTTTGCCCTAACCTTTATCACCCGTGAATCGATGAAGACGATACCCGTTGCAACCGCTCAGTTAAGTGGGGCGTCGGCTTTTGAAATTCCCTATGGGCCGATTGCTGCTGCTACAGTATTAGGAACCTTACCTTTAGTTATACTGGTGCTGTTGTTCCAGCGTAAGATTGTCCAGGGTTTAACCGCTGGTGCTGTCAAAGGATAG
- a CDS encoding ABC transporter ATP-binding protein, translating into MANLELINLNKTYTPKVIPVKDISIDVEEGEFLTLLGPSGCGKSTLLRLIAGLEPPTRGKVVINGRDVSRVGPGKRNIAMVFQSYALYPHMTVADNIAAGLKLRKMPSDEIRRRVDDVAQKLGLQSLMDRKPGQMSGGQRQRVALARALVRQPDVFLLDEPLSNLDALLREQVRADLKQLFEKQQAPVVYVTHDQTEAMTLSSKVAVLYDGNLQQLAPPQEIYTRPANQFVAGFVGSPQMNLLTLSCQGNQAVLGEFRIPMPNLPTPPSQVVLGIRPEDVHLATPEDRVTVQGRIFLVENLGMQNLISVMVKGSEVRIRALLPAHQAWEGEEVSLSMSPQAIHWFDVQTGDRIQNHSSEQTPQSLGLPSIENGSIPSQRQLT; encoded by the coding sequence ATGGCAAACCTTGAACTCATAAATCTCAACAAAACCTACACCCCTAAAGTAATTCCTGTTAAAGACATCAGTATAGATGTTGAGGAAGGGGAGTTTCTTACCCTGCTAGGCCCATCGGGATGTGGGAAATCAACCTTACTACGCTTAATTGCTGGGCTGGAGCCGCCGACCCGTGGCAAAGTGGTGATTAATGGGCGCGATGTTAGCCGTGTTGGCCCTGGCAAGCGCAACATTGCCATGGTATTCCAAAGCTACGCTCTCTACCCCCACATGACGGTTGCTGACAACATCGCCGCTGGTTTAAAGCTACGCAAAATGCCATCCGATGAAATCCGGCGGCGCGTCGATGATGTAGCCCAGAAACTGGGGCTACAAAGTTTAATGGATCGTAAACCCGGTCAGATGTCGGGGGGACAGAGGCAACGGGTTGCTCTCGCTCGTGCTCTGGTGCGCCAACCCGATGTCTTTTTGTTGGATGAACCCTTGAGTAACTTGGATGCTTTGTTACGGGAGCAAGTGCGGGCGGATTTAAAACAGTTATTCGAGAAGCAACAGGCACCTGTGGTTTATGTGACTCACGACCAGACGGAAGCCATGACCCTTTCTAGCAAAGTGGCTGTACTCTACGACGGGAACTTGCAACAGTTGGCACCGCCCCAGGAAATCTACACCCGACCGGCAAATCAATTTGTGGCGGGTTTCGTCGGTAGCCCCCAAATGAACCTATTGACTCTCTCCTGCCAAGGCAACCAGGCGGTCTTAGGTGAGTTTAGGATTCCGATGCCCAACTTACCCACACCGCCTTCACAGGTTGTTCTGGGCATTCGTCCAGAAGATGTTCACCTTGCTACTCCAGAGGATCGAGTGACGGTTCAAGGTCGAATTTTCCTGGTGGAAAACTTGGGGATGCAGAATTTAATCAGCGTTATGGTGAAGGGTTCAGAGGTGAGGATACGGGCTTTGTTGCCGGCGCATCAGGCGTGGGAAGGAGAAGAGGTGAGCCTATCCATGTCACCCCAAGCGATTCATTGGTTTGATGTTCAGACCGGCGATCGCATCCAAAATCACTCTTCCGAACAAACCCCTCAGTCTCTCGGTCTTCCTTCCATCGAAAACGGCTCCATTCCATCCCAACGTCAATTGACCTAG
- a CDS encoding PAS domain S-box protein translates to MKEFADQIAAMRDQLRQCAERTAALKATNEQLLREVIQRQRAEEELEQLLSLLRGTLEATADGIIVSQNGKHIATVNRKFVEMWSIPESVITARDLSLVLPLILEQLKDPDAFLRETQGLLSHLDAEGHGIFELKDGRIFERYSLPHRIGGNIVGRVCSFRDVTLAKRKEAELAESQRRLASLINSLPGIAFSCSNDPEWSMRYLSEGCLNLTGYTNEELLESGVNSYNSITHPEDLPKVLSTLEQAVANKQPYVVEYRIHTQSGEEKWVWEKGSGVFDNNGQVIGIEGFITDISDRKQSEKAFQEKEEFLELVLENIPQFIFWKDRNSVYFGCNRNFALAAGCSTPEEIVGKTDYDLPWKQEESDFFRECDARVMETDTAEYHIIEPQLQANGKQAWLDTNKVPLHDAQGKVVGVLGTYEDITERRLSELELQQSEQKYRNLFHNSLVGIFRNSLVDGTVLDANEAVLKMFGFDAYEGVKSVDLYANPADREILKQQLLEKRFVENFEVQARRKDGSLFWVSYSGKLYAKEGYLEGVMIDITERKQAEEALKTAKQELEIRVEERTTELRQAIRKLQGEIEERKRTEAELQRSEARFRDLACQEALLNRLASQIRNSLALETILETAVQEIYNRLAIDVCVFAWYRKDGTSSGWDVVKEAKNPDLPSFLGLYPLESWRPFTCKLVDREEFQVDQVTQNHETVQQTRLPYGTTALLSLPVETQSGQLGTLTCGRLVSWQSWTDEELELLQAVANQLAIGINQAQLYEQSRIAATTAQTKATQLEAALRELQQTQSQLIQSEKMSSLGQLVAGVAHEINNPLNFIHGNLTHINQYAKDLLNLIQLYQEYYPHPAREIQAEIEAIDVDFLKEDLPKILSSMTMGTDRIRQIVLSLRNFSRAEQTDRKWVDIHEGLDNTLLILGHRLKDKAHRPSIEIIKEYGNLPLVRCYPGQLNQVFMNILTNAIDALEMRHESWELGDERGSSYFQLPTPQSQLPKIWIRTEVNGSHQLVIRIADNGLGMTQEIQRRIFDPFFTTKPIGSGTGLGMSISYQIVVQKHGGQLKCISAPDQGTEFLIYIPIQPPKSSGLLQEGLAGTLTHQEVINLTAC, encoded by the coding sequence GTGAAAGAATTTGCTGACCAAATAGCAGCCATGCGCGATCAGCTTCGTCAGTGCGCGGAGCGCACGGCGGCATTAAAGGCGACCAACGAGCAATTATTGAGGGAGGTGATTCAACGTCAACGAGCAGAAGAAGAACTAGAGCAATTGCTCTCTCTACTGCGTGGGACGCTTGAAGCAACTGCTGACGGCATTATTGTCAGCCAAAACGGGAAACACATCGCCACGGTTAATCGAAAGTTTGTCGAAATGTGGAGTATCCCGGAATCGGTCATTACTGCACGAGACTTAAGCCTTGTGCTGCCATTGATTTTGGAACAACTCAAAGACCCAGACGCTTTTCTTCGTGAAACACAAGGCTTATTATCTCATCTAGACGCAGAAGGTCATGGGATCTTTGAGCTGAAAGATGGGAGAATCTTTGAGCGTTATTCGCTGCCGCATCGGATCGGGGGAAATATTGTTGGCAGAGTTTGTAGCTTTCGGGATGTCACTCTCGCCAAAAGAAAAGAGGCGGAACTCGCAGAAAGCCAACGCCGGCTTGCCTCACTTATTAATTCACTTCCAGGCATTGCTTTCTCCTGCTCAAACGACCCGGAATGGTCAATGCGATACCTCAGCGAAGGCTGCCTTAACTTGACTGGTTATACCAATGAAGAACTCTTAGAAAGTGGGGTAAATTCGTATAACTCTATTACACATCCCGAAGACTTACCAAAAGTTCTCAGTACGCTGGAGCAAGCTGTTGCCAACAAGCAACCTTATGTGGTTGAGTATCGTATTCATACCCAATCAGGTGAAGAGAAATGGGTCTGGGAAAAAGGAAGCGGAGTATTTGACAACAATGGACAGGTCATAGGAATCGAAGGGTTCATCACTGATATTAGCGATCGCAAGCAAAGCGAAAAAGCCTTTCAAGAAAAAGAGGAGTTTCTAGAGTTAGTTCTGGAAAATATCCCTCAGTTCATCTTTTGGAAAGACAGAAATTCAGTCTACTTTGGTTGCAATCGCAACTTCGCCCTAGCGGCTGGCTGCTCTACTCCAGAGGAGATTGTTGGCAAAACCGACTACGATTTGCCTTGGAAGCAGGAGGAATCCGACTTTTTCCGGGAATGCGACGCTCGTGTGATGGAGACGGATACAGCCGAATATCACATTATTGAACCCCAACTCCAAGCCAATGGCAAACAGGCTTGGCTGGACACGAACAAGGTTCCACTTCATGATGCACAAGGAAAGGTAGTCGGCGTTCTTGGTACTTACGAAGATATTACTGAACGCAGACTCTCAGAGCTAGAACTTCAACAAAGCGAACAAAAGTACAGAAATCTCTTCCACAATTCCTTAGTAGGGATATTTCGCAATAGCCTCGTTGATGGTACAGTTTTGGATGCGAACGAGGCTGTATTAAAGATGTTTGGCTTCGATGCTTATGAAGGAGTAAAATCGGTTGATTTGTATGCCAATCCAGCCGATAGAGAGATTCTTAAACAGCAGCTACTTGAGAAAAGATTTGTTGAAAATTTTGAAGTGCAAGCTCGCCGAAAAGACGGTTCTTTATTTTGGGTTTCTTACTCTGGCAAACTATATGCCAAAGAGGGTTACTTGGAAGGTGTGATGATTGACATCACCGAACGCAAGCAGGCAGAAGAAGCACTTAAGACAGCCAAACAAGAGCTAGAAATTCGAGTTGAAGAGCGTACCACCGAATTAAGGCAAGCGATTCGGAAATTGCAAGGTGAGATTGAGGAGCGCAAGCGGACTGAGGCGGAACTACAGCGAAGTGAAGCGAGATTTCGGGACTTAGCCTGTCAGGAAGCACTACTCAACCGCCTTGCCAGTCAGATTCGCAACTCCCTGGCTTTGGAGACGATTTTGGAAACCGCCGTACAGGAAATTTACAACCGATTAGCGATTGATGTCTGTGTCTTTGCCTGGTACAGGAAAGACGGAACTTCTTCCGGTTGGGATGTGGTTAAAGAGGCCAAAAATCCCGATCTGCCCAGCTTTTTAGGTTTATATCCCTTAGAAAGCTGGCGTCCATTCACCTGTAAACTGGTTGATCGCGAAGAGTTCCAAGTCGATCAGGTTACTCAAAACCATGAGACCGTGCAGCAGACGCGACTCCCCTATGGGACGACGGCTCTATTATCACTGCCCGTTGAAACGCAATCGGGTCAACTGGGAACCCTAACTTGTGGGCGTTTGGTTTCTTGGCAATCTTGGACGGACGAAGAACTGGAACTGTTACAAGCGGTTGCGAACCAACTGGCGATCGGGATAAACCAAGCACAACTTTACGAACAAAGTCGCATTGCCGCAACTACAGCTCAAACCAAAGCGACTCAGCTTGAAGCGGCACTGCGCGAACTCCAACAAACTCAATCGCAACTGATTCAATCGGAAAAAATGTCCTCTCTAGGGCAGCTAGTGGCAGGTGTTGCCCATGAAATTAACAATCCCCTAAACTTCATCCACGGCAATCTCACCCATATTAATCAGTATGCCAAAGACTTACTCAATCTCATTCAACTTTATCAGGAATACTACCCCCACCCTGCACGAGAAATTCAAGCTGAAATAGAAGCCATTGACGTAGATTTCCTCAAAGAAGACTTACCTAAAATTTTGTCTTCGATGACGATGGGAACCGATCGCATTCGCCAAATCGTTTTATCTTTACGTAACTTCTCCAGGGCTGAACAAACTGACAGAAAATGGGTTGACATTCATGAAGGTCTTGATAATACCCTACTGATTCTTGGTCATCGTCTGAAAGATAAAGCGCATCGTCCTAGCATCGAAATCATTAAAGAGTATGGCAACTTGCCTTTAGTGAGGTGTTACCCCGGACAACTCAATCAGGTATTCATGAATATCCTCACCAATGCGATTGATGCCCTAGAAATGAGGCATGAGTCATGGGAACTGGGTGATGAGCGTGGGAGTTCCTATTTTCAATTGCCAACTCCCCAATCCCAATTACCCAAGATTTGGATTCGTACCGAAGTGAACGGAAGTCATCAGTTAGTCATTCGGATCGCTGACAACGGTCTAGGGATGACGCAGGAGATACAGCGAAGAATTTTTGACCCGTTTTTTACAACGAAACCCATTGGTTCAGGTACAGGTTTAGGCATGTCCATTAGCTACCAAATTGTTGTACAAAAACATGGGGGTCAATTGAAATGTATTTCTGCACCGGATCAGGGCACAGAGTTCTTGATTTATATTCCCATTCAGCCGCCAAAAAGTAGTGGATTACTTCAGGAAGGATTGGCAGGGACTTTGACTCATCAAGAGGTCATCAACTTGACAGCTTGCTAA
- a CDS encoding hybrid sensor histidine kinase/response regulator, which translates to MTKILVIEDEDDIRESLEDILTAENFEVITAENGRIGMQLAQENVPDLIICDIMMPDLDGYGVVEQLRQSPSTATVPFIFLTAKATPVDRRQGMELGADDFLTKPFTIQELLRAISARLKKQVAFERKAQSQLDELRGNITHALPHELNTPLNGILSYSGLLFDDYDSFEREEVLEMLQGIHTSAQRLYRLTQNFLLSAELELIATNPERVRSLRSSGMNCNTQRIITDIATQTAKSAKRESDLQLELQEAIAQISELRFKKIVEEIVDNAFKFSTPGTSVRVISFSDNNTYNLHIIDQGRGMTQEQIANMGVYMQFERKLYEQQGFGLGLSLAKRLIELYGGKLIIDSIPEQQTSMNVALPMATSSL; encoded by the coding sequence ATGACCAAGATTCTAGTGATTGAAGACGAGGACGATATCCGTGAAAGCTTAGAGGACATACTCACGGCTGAGAATTTTGAAGTCATTACAGCAGAAAATGGCCGCATCGGGATGCAATTAGCACAGGAGAATGTACCCGATTTGATTATTTGCGACATTATGATGCCAGACCTTGATGGTTACGGTGTTGTAGAACAACTGCGTCAGTCCCCATCTACTGCAACAGTTCCCTTCATTTTTCTCACAGCCAAAGCGACACCAGTAGATCGCCGTCAGGGAATGGAACTTGGAGCGGACGATTTTCTAACCAAGCCATTTACGATTCAAGAACTGCTCAGAGCTATCTCTGCTCGATTGAAAAAGCAGGTAGCTTTTGAAAGAAAAGCTCAAAGCCAACTCGATGAGTTACGCGGCAACATTACCCACGCACTGCCGCACGAACTGAATACCCCGTTGAATGGCATCCTCAGTTACTCAGGACTCCTCTTTGATGACTACGATTCATTTGAGCGTGAGGAAGTCTTGGAAATGTTGCAAGGCATTCACACCTCTGCTCAGCGTTTGTATCGACTAACCCAAAATTTTCTCCTCTCAGCCGAGCTAGAACTCATCGCAACAAATCCAGAGCGAGTTAGATCGTTGCGTAGTAGTGGGATGAATTGCAATACCCAAAGGATTATTACAGATATCGCCACTCAAACCGCTAAAAGTGCCAAAAGAGAATCCGATTTACAATTAGAACTGCAAGAGGCGATCGCTCAAATTTCGGAACTAAGATTTAAGAAAATTGTGGAAGAGATAGTGGATAACGCCTTCAAATTTTCAACGCCTGGAACCTCGGTTCGTGTTATCAGTTTTTCTGACAATAATACCTATAACCTCCACATTATTGATCAAGGACGAGGGATGACACAAGAACAGATTGCTAACATGGGCGTCTATATGCAATTTGAGCGCAAACTCTACGAACAGCAAGGCTTTGGGTTAGGTCTGAGTCTGGCTAAACGGTTGATCGAATTGTACGGTGGAAAATTAATAATCGATAGTATTCCAGAGCAACAGACTAGTATGAATGTGGCTCTGCCAATGGCAACTTCCAGCCTGTGA